A region of Dehalococcoidia bacterium DNA encodes the following proteins:
- a CDS encoding DinB family protein translates to MDTIEFIRGQMRGLHTLLDRVTEDLSDEQLHYVARPGVQPIAFCLWHYVRTEDNIIRFVIQHRPTVWMESGWDVRLGLDSRAQGTGMSDEDASAFRLRSLPDFRAYMTQVWAATDDYLAGLDPAAADQRVTIKPVGEMSLMQALGGMCLTHGYRHLGEIEYARGLVGLKGATI, encoded by the coding sequence ATGGACACGATCGAGTTCATCCGCGGCCAGATGCGCGGCCTGCACACGCTGCTCGACCGCGTGACCGAAGACCTGAGCGACGAGCAACTGCACTACGTCGCGCGGCCCGGCGTGCAGCCGATCGCCTTCTGTCTCTGGCACTACGTGCGCACGGAAGACAACATCATCCGCTTCGTGATCCAGCACCGCCCAACCGTGTGGATGGAGAGTGGCTGGGACGTGCGCCTCGGCCTCGACTCGCGGGCGCAGGGCACCGGCATGTCGGACGAGGACGCCTCCGCCTTCCGCCTGCGCTCGCTGCCCGACTTCCGCGCCTATATGACGCAGGTCTGGGCGGCGACGGATGACTATCTCGCCGGCCTGGACCCGGCCGCGGCCGACCAGCGCGTCACGATCAAGCCGGTGGGGGAGATGTCGCTGATGCAGGCGCTCGGCGGTATGTGCCTCACCCACGGCTACCGGCACCTGGGCGAAATAGAGTACGCCCGTGGACTCGTCGGCCTCAAAGGCGCGACGATCTGA
- a CDS encoding CoA transferase, with the protein MPLPLEGLRMVDVTENLAGPYCSMLLSDMGVETIKIERPGSGDTTRGWGEPRETVSRAFSMVNRNKRSLVVNLKDERGREIVRRLAAGADILLENHRPGYMDSIGLGYEALSALNPRLIYAQISGFGQTGPYHERGGLDLVAQAMSGLMSVTGEETGAPNKAGFPVTDLGTGMFGAYGVLCALQARHLTGRGQRMDCSLFETGVAWSVWQTAKYLDTGEAPGRMGSAHPLSAPYQAFPTADGYIVIGAGSQTLFRRLCTVLGVEALASDPRFDTQPKRMRAYQALAALLSERTRLKPSEQLLCALEQAGIPAGPINDVAQMLDDPQARARRMVIETDHPAFGPLRTIGNPVKLSETPWALRRLAPKLGEHAGEILREAGYTDAEIAALHEAGVV; encoded by the coding sequence ATGCCGCTGCCGCTGGAAGGTCTGCGCATGGTCGATGTGACGGAGAACCTCGCGGGGCCGTACTGCTCGATGCTGCTCTCCGACATGGGCGTCGAGACGATCAAGATCGAGCGGCCCGGCTCCGGCGACACGACGCGCGGCTGGGGCGAGCCGCGCGAGACGGTCAGCCGCGCCTTCAGCATGGTCAACCGCAACAAGCGCAGCCTGGTGGTGAACCTCAAGGACGAGCGCGGCCGCGAGATCGTGCGGCGGCTGGCCGCGGGCGCCGATATCCTGCTGGAGAACCACCGCCCCGGCTACATGGACTCGATCGGGCTGGGCTACGAGGCGCTGAGCGCCCTGAACCCGCGGCTGATCTACGCGCAGATCTCCGGCTTCGGCCAGACCGGGCCGTACCACGAGCGCGGCGGCCTCGATCTCGTAGCGCAGGCGATGAGCGGCCTGATGAGCGTGACCGGCGAGGAAACCGGCGCCCCGAACAAGGCCGGTTTTCCCGTCACCGACCTGGGCACGGGCATGTTCGGCGCCTACGGCGTGCTCTGCGCCCTGCAGGCGCGGCATCTCACCGGCCGCGGCCAGCGCATGGACTGCTCGCTGTTTGAGACGGGCGTGGCCTGGTCGGTTTGGCAGACGGCGAAGTACCTGGACACGGGCGAGGCGCCGGGGCGCATGGGTTCCGCGCATCCGCTCAGCGCGCCTTACCAGGCCTTCCCCACTGCCGACGGCTACATCGTGATCGGCGCCGGCAGCCAGACATTGTTCCGGCGGCTCTGCACGGTGCTGGGCGTGGAAGCGCTGGCTTCCGACCCGCGCTTCGACACGCAGCCGAAGCGCATGCGCGCTTATCAAGCGCTAGCCGCGCTGCTGAGCGAGCGCACCCGCCTGAAGCCCTCTGAACAGTTGCTCTGCGCCCTGGAGCAAGCCGGCATCCCCGCCGGGCCGATCAACGACGTGGCGCAGATGCTGGACGACCCGCAGGCGCGGGCGCGGCGGATGGTGATCGAGACCGACCACCCCGCCTTCGGGCCGCTGCGCACGATCGGCAATCCGGTCAAGCTCTCGGAGACACCGTGGGCGTTGCGCCGGCTGGCGCCGAAGCTGGGCGAGCACGCCGGCGAGATCCTGCGCGAGGCCGGCTACACCGACGCCGAGATCGCGGCGCTGCACGAGGCCGGCGTCGTGTAG
- a CDS encoding NifU family protein → MILNPLLVDRVEAALDVIRPALEMDGGTVELIEITADMTVRLNFVGSCGGCPLSALTLKLGIERTLREHVPEIAGVEAEGMGEPIWERALP, encoded by the coding sequence ATGATCCTGAATCCGCTGCTCGTCGACCGGGTCGAAGCCGCGCTCGACGTGATCCGCCCCGCCCTCGAGATGGACGGCGGCACGGTCGAGCTGATCGAAATCACCGCGGACATGACCGTGCGGCTCAACTTCGTCGGCTCCTGCGGCGGTTGCCCGCTCAGCGCCCTCACGCTCAAGCTGGGAATCGAGCGCACGCTGCGCGAACATGTGCCCGAGATCGCCGGCGTGGAAGCCGAAGGAATGGGCGAGCCGATCTGGGAGCGGGCGCTGCCGTAG
- a CDS encoding DEAD/DEAH box helicase encodes MFLRRRRADPVDAVFKDLRRAFADRIAWTASLPETPPTFAEPAQPLPPALQELLRECGIRGLYPQQAQAFDALHAGGDVAIATPTASGKTLAFALPIFARLLAEPRARALLIAPTNALVNDQARTLTAWARALPRAPAVAVLTGATSEEARRALRADPPRLLITNPEMLHLSLCGQHVLWRRFWPGVQFVVLDEMHLYRGVFGAHLAMLMRRVLRVAALHGARPQIAGCSATVGNPEQLGERLTGRRLPVIRADGAGRGPRTLLALQPSLAVTGDRGQATAVELFCGLIEREIGTILFAQTRRGVETMWLQARERLGAELGGRVAPYRGGLAPRERERIERDLKQGRLRGVIATNALELGIDIGGLDAAVIAGFPGSRASFWQQAGRAGRGRRPSLVVFVPFPRALDAYYAAHDRALLSSVLEDVAVDRENEAIIAQHLGCAAAEAPLDPETLSALAPAGDAVPRAAAASGLLTRDGGQWRAGPGASHAAVSLRGSGAETWTVQAPEGEIGTLDDSQRTLEAHLGAVYLHGGRPYRVQAVDHVSHRISVAAEPEDAVSEPLVVTVAAPLARSGARRSGNGVPAGDRPSEAVAGVATAARFSSDAGRLLVTWTTIGYREGKRLARVRRTVTLDPPERREMETAGLWFVFPDELRRRLDEGGRRRFAPALHALEHLLPAAAALRVLCDPRDVVASYEERHELLGGAALFLYDAIAGGCGIAERLSADPGALLALCREIVAGCRCREGCPACVLSAACWRPADPPEKAAALALLTALGPLSPVPFPPGLGERGDPV; translated from the coding sequence GTGTTCCTGCGCCGGCGCCGTGCCGACCCCGTGGATGCAGTCTTCAAGGATCTGCGCCGCGCTTTTGCCGATCGCATCGCCTGGACTGCCAGTCTGCCCGAGACGCCACCCACCTTCGCTGAGCCGGCACAGCCGCTGCCGCCGGCGCTGCAGGAGCTGCTGCGCGAATGCGGTATCCGCGGCCTCTACCCGCAGCAGGCGCAGGCCTTCGATGCGCTGCACGCCGGCGGCGACGTCGCCATCGCCACGCCGACCGCCAGTGGCAAGACGCTCGCCTTCGCCCTGCCGATCTTCGCCCGCCTGCTGGCCGAGCCGCGGGCCAGAGCGCTGCTGATTGCGCCCACCAATGCGCTCGTCAACGACCAGGCGCGTACGCTCACGGCCTGGGCGCGGGCGTTGCCGCGGGCGCCGGCGGTTGCGGTGCTCACCGGCGCCACATCGGAAGAGGCGCGCCGCGCCCTGCGCGCCGATCCGCCGCGGCTGCTGATCACCAATCCCGAGATGCTGCACCTGAGCCTCTGCGGGCAGCACGTGCTCTGGCGGCGCTTCTGGCCGGGCGTGCAGTTCGTCGTGCTGGACGAGATGCACCTGTATCGCGGCGTCTTCGGCGCGCACCTGGCGATGCTGATGCGGCGGGTGCTGCGTGTCGCGGCGCTGCACGGCGCGCGGCCGCAGATCGCCGGTTGCTCCGCCACGGTCGGTAACCCGGAGCAGCTCGGCGAACGGCTGACGGGCCGCCGCTTGCCGGTGATTCGTGCGGACGGCGCCGGGCGCGGGCCGCGCACGCTGCTGGCGCTGCAGCCGTCGCTGGCTGTCACCGGCGATCGTGGCCAGGCGACGGCGGTCGAGCTGTTCTGCGGCCTGATCGAGCGTGAGATCGGCACGATCCTGTTCGCGCAGACGCGGCGCGGCGTGGAGACGATGTGGCTGCAGGCGCGGGAACGGCTGGGTGCGGAGCTTGGTGGGCGCGTGGCGCCGTACCGCGGCGGCCTGGCGCCGCGCGAGCGGGAACGGATCGAGCGGGACTTGAAGCAGGGAAGGCTGCGCGGCGTGATCGCCACCAACGCGCTCGAACTGGGCATCGACATCGGCGGGCTGGACGCGGCAGTGATCGCGGGCTTTCCCGGATCGCGCGCCTCGTTCTGGCAGCAGGCCGGCCGTGCCGGGCGCGGGCGGCGGCCGTCGCTTGTCGTCTTCGTGCCGTTTCCGCGCGCCCTCGATGCCTACTACGCGGCGCACGATCGGGCGCTGCTTTCATCCGTGCTGGAAGACGTGGCCGTCGACCGGGAGAACGAGGCGATCATCGCGCAGCACCTCGGCTGTGCCGCCGCGGAAGCGCCGCTGGATCCCGAGACGTTGTCCGCTCTGGCGCCGGCCGGCGACGCCGTACCGCGTGCGGCGGCGGCCAGCGGCCTGCTCACGCGCGACGGCGGGCAGTGGCGGGCCGGACCCGGTGCCTCGCACGCCGCGGTCAGCCTGCGCGGCTCCGGCGCCGAGACCTGGACGGTGCAGGCGCCGGAGGGCGAGATCGGCACGCTGGACGACAGCCAGCGCACGCTCGAGGCGCACCTGGGCGCCGTCTACCTGCACGGCGGGCGCCCCTACCGGGTTCAAGCCGTCGATCACGTCTCGCACCGGATCAGCGTCGCCGCCGAGCCCGAGGATGCCGTCAGCGAGCCGCTGGTCGTCACGGTGGCGGCGCCGCTCGCGCGGTCTGGGGCCCGGCGTTCAGGCAATGGCGTGCCTGCCGGAGATCGCCCGAGCGAGGCGGTGGCCGGCGTCGCCACAGCCGCCCGGTTCAGCTCTGACGCGGGCCGCCTGCTGGTGACGTGGACGACGATCGGCTACCGCGAGGGCAAGCGCCTGGCGCGTGTGCGGCGTACGGTGACGCTCGACCCGCCGGAGCGCCGCGAGATGGAGACGGCCGGCCTCTGGTTCGTGTTTCCCGACGAGCTGCGGCGCCGGCTCGACGAAGGCGGCCGGCGGCGGTTCGCGCCCGCCTTGCACGCGCTGGAACATCTCCTGCCGGCGGCGGCGGCGCTGCGCGTGCTCTGCGACCCGCGCGACGTGGTGGCGAGTTACGAGGAGCGGCACGAGCTGCTGGGCGGCGCGGCGCTCTTCCTCTACGACGCGATCGCCGGCGGCTGCGGGATCGCCGAGCGCCTGTCCGCCGATCCGGGCGCTCTGCTCGCGCTTTGCCGCGAGATCGTCGCGGGCTGCCGCTGCCGCGAGGGCTGCCCGGCCTGCGTGCTCTCGGCCGCCTGCTGGCGCCCCGCCGACCCGCCGGAGAAGGCGGCGGCGCTGGCCCTGCTGACGGCGCTCGGCCCTCTATCCCCCGTCCCCTTTCCCCCAGGATTGGGGGAAAGGGGCGATCCGGTGTAG
- a CDS encoding NAD(P)H-dependent oxidoreductase translates to MGPLLVIAGSIRVERRSFQVAEYVRERLAEITSGVELIDPRDYLLPPYDGVTTTAASDELAQRCLDASGFVFVCPEWHAGVPGTLKNMLDYLGAAQFSGKPVGLVSVSSALGGSIVLSHLRDILGVLGAALVGPFVPVRNVKTAFDDATGRLADEKFEAYLVGALRRVAGLREALTLAPQR, encoded by the coding sequence ATGGGACCGCTGCTGGTGATCGCGGGCAGCATCCGCGTGGAGCGCCGCTCCTTCCAGGTGGCCGAATACGTGCGCGAGCGTCTCGCCGAGATCACCTCCGGCGTCGAGCTGATCGACCCGCGCGACTACCTGCTGCCGCCCTATGACGGCGTCACCACGACGGCAGCCTCCGATGAGCTGGCGCAGCGTTGCCTCGATGCAAGCGGCTTCGTCTTCGTCTGCCCGGAGTGGCACGCCGGCGTGCCGGGCACGCTGAAGAACATGCTCGACTACCTGGGCGCGGCGCAGTTCAGCGGCAAGCCGGTGGGGCTTGTCTCCGTTTCGTCGGCGCTGGGCGGGTCGATCGTGCTCAGCCATTTGCGCGACATCCTCGGCGTGCTCGGCGCGGCGCTGGTCGGCCCCTTCGTGCCGGTGCGCAACGTGAAGACGGCCTTCGACGACGCCACCGGCCGCCTGGCCGACGAGAAGTTCGAGGCCTACCTGGTCGGTGCCCTGCGCCGCGTGGCCGGCCTGCGCGAGGCGCTGACGCTGGCGCCGCAGCGGTAG